The stretch of DNA TCGACTCGCTCATCACCGATCTCCCTTCGCGCGGTCCATGGCGATCGCGAGGTCGCGGAACGCCGTGTAGTTGGCCAGGACCTCGACGCGCCCCGCCGGACACGATCTGATCGCGGTCAGGGGATCGTCGACGACCGTGTGCTCGGCCCCCGCGTACAGCAGACGCACGGACAGGTCGGCGGCGCGCTCGCCGGCGGCGATCACCTCGGTGTTCTCGAACTCCTCGAAACGCACGTCCCACAGCCAGGACAGGTCCTCACCGTCGGGCACCTGTCCGTTCACCGCGATCACCAGGCTGTCGGCGGCGGGGTCGATCATCGACAGCGCCTCCTGCCAACCGGCCGGATTCTTCGCCAGCAGCGTGCGGACGCGGTGGTCGCCGAGCTGTTGCACTCCGTATCGGCCCGCGACCTCGCCGACCGTGCCGACCGCCCGCGCGGCCGCCGCGGGATCCGCACCCATCGCGACGGCGGTGGCGATCGCCTGCGTCGCGTTGCCACGGTTGGCCCGTCCCGGAACGTTCAATGTCAGGGGAGCGACGAATCCGTCCGGACCGTAGACGTTCTCGTCGTCGAACCACCACGCGGGCGCGGGGCGACGGAACGAGGCGTCGCCGCTGGAGTACCAGTCGTCGCCGGTGCGGACGATGGCCTCTCCGGACCGGGGGTCGCCCACCGAGTCGCCGACCCAGGCCGCACCCGCGGCGACCCAGACGACGTTGCGCGAGTCGAACGCGGCCGAGGTGACCAGCACGTCGTCGCAGTTGGCGACGATCACGCTGTCGCGGTGCGCGGCGACGGCGGCGCGGAGTCGACGCTCGATCACATTGATCTCGCCGACTCGGTCGAGCTGATCGCGCGAGAGATTCAACATCGTGATGACCCGCGGCGACGTGTTGTCGGCGACGTGCGGCACGTGGAGCTCGTCGACCTCGAGAGCGCACAGCGCGGCGTTCTGGTGGAGGCTGAGCGTCGCGATGATCCCCGCGTCCATGTTCGCGCCGTCGTCCTGGGTCGCGACCTCACCGATCGTGGCGAGGGCGGCCGCGGTCATCCGCGTCGTGGTCGACTTGCCGTTGGTCCCGGTGATCAGCGCCGTCGTCTTGCCCGCGGCCAGACGCGTCATGATCTTCGGATCGATCTTCTCGGCGACGAGTCCGCCGATCATCGAGCCCTTGCCGCGGCCCGCCGTGCGCGAGGCCCAGCGGGCCGACGCCGCGGCGGCGAGCGCGGCACGAGTGCGGAGCGGTAGACGCGATCCTGAAGGCATTCCACGAGTTTCCCATATGCGGGCGTGCGGATCGTCGATCAGCGGGTGTGACCCGTGCCAGAACCGGCGACATGGACAGAACGCTACGCCCGATCGGCAGCGGCCCGCGCGCTGGCGTTTCTCCCGCGGCGGCTGGTCCGAACGATTTACGCTGATTCGACAGTCCATCGACGAATCGGGGAAGAGCATGGCTGAGGGCGGATCCGGCGACGTCGAGTCGATCTACGGCGACGACGACGGCGCGGGCAGGGGAGTCGTGCGGATCGCGTCCGTCGCGGCCCTCGGCGGTCTGCTGTTCGGATACGACAGCGCCGTGATCAACGGAGCGGTCAGCTCCATCAAGGACCACTTCGGCGTCGGCGACCTGTACCTCGGATTCGCCGTCGCCTCGGCGCTGCT from Gordonia humi encodes:
- a CDS encoding Mur ligase family protein, giving the protein MPSGSRLPLRTRAALAAAASARWASRTAGRGKGSMIGGLVAEKIDPKIMTRLAAGKTTALITGTNGKSTTTRMTAAALATIGEVATQDDGANMDAGIIATLSLHQNAALCALEVDELHVPHVADNTSPRVITMLNLSRDQLDRVGEINVIERRLRAAVAAHRDSVIVANCDDVLVTSAAFDSRNVVWVAAGAAWVGDSVGDPRSGEAIVRTGDDWYSSGDASFRRPAPAWWFDDENVYGPDGFVAPLTLNVPGRANRGNATQAIATAVAMGADPAAAARAVGTVGEVAGRYGVQQLGDHRVRTLLAKNPAGWQEALSMIDPAADSLVIAVNGQVPDGEDLSWLWDVRFEEFENTEVIAAGERAADLSVRLLYAGAEHTVVDDPLTAIRSCPAGRVEVLANYTAFRDLAIAMDRAKGDR